A single region of the Felis catus isolate Fca126 chromosome F2, F.catus_Fca126_mat1.0, whole genome shotgun sequence genome encodes:
- the ZNF572 gene encoding zinc finger protein 572 gives MEQEQKLLISDSSGFTERESLKSPFPGDASKNHLETVQHNSKADEESASKQSKRDGPQNCKHEDIEESPLMWSQGNEIWCSDSYEKDGKSENQGNSAGEEEEKPSHWGWAPGERRSASVQQNSTSRDKPYKCAECWKSFNNSSHLRIHQRTHSGEKPYKCSECGKCFSNSSHLIQHLRTHTGEKPYQCGECGKSFSNTSHLIIHERTHTGEKPYKCPECGKSFSSSSHLIQHHRSHTGEKPYECPVCGKCFSHSYVLIEHQRIHTGEKPYTCPDCGKSFSQSSSLIRHQRTHTGEKPYKCLECGKSFGCNSTLIKHQRIHTGEKPYQCTECGKSFSRSSNLIAHRKTHAGEKPCESPEYEESLSRNCSAIEECGLQPGEKPYKCCECGKRFGLSSHLIRHQRTHTGEKPYRCSECWKTFSQSSTLVIHQRTHTGERPYKCPDCGEGFSQSFNLIRHRRTHVGEKPYKCTDCDKCFSRSAYLTQHRKMHLEKSFESPEVNDFPPGWTWKNCPGEVALISSFSVPRPSSS, from the coding sequence GAGATGCAAGTAAGAATCATTTGGAAACTGTACAACACAACTCCAAGGCAGATGAAGAGAGCGCCTCAAAACAGTCTAAGAGAGATGGCCCACAAAATTGTAAGCATGAGGATATAGAAGAAAGTCCATTGATGTGGTCCCAAGGCAATGAGATCTGGTGCAGTGATTCCTACGAGAAGGATGGCAAGTCAGAGAATCAGGGAAATTCtgcaggagaagaagaagaaaaacccaGTCACTGGGGATGGGCTCCCGGGGAACGCCGCAGTGCCTCTGTCCAGCAGAATTCGACCTCCAGGGACAAACCCTACAAGTGTGCTGAATGTTGGAAAAGCTTCAATAACAGCTCTCATTTGCGTATTCACCAGAGGACCCACTCAGGAGAAAAACCTTATAAATGTTCTGAGTGCGGGAAATGCTTCAGTAACAGCTCTCACCTGATTCAGCACCTGagaacacacacaggagagaagcccTACCAGTGTGGCGAGTGTGGGAAAAGCTTCAGCAATACCTCCCATCTAATCATTCACGAGAGGACTCACACgggagagaaaccctataaatgtCCCGAGTGTGGGAAGAGCTTTAGTAGCAGCTCCCACCTTATCCAGCACCACAGGTCGCATACCGGCGAGAAGCCCTACGAATGTCCCGTGTGTGGGAAATGCTTCAGCCACAGCTATGTCCTCATAGAACATCAGAGGATTCACACGGGAGAAAAACCTTATACGTGTCCTGACTGTGGAAAGAGTTTTAGTCAGAGTTCCAGCCTGATTCGCCACCAGCGGACACACACGGGAGAGAAGCCCTACAAATGTCTCGAGTGTGGGAAAAGCTTCGGTTGTAATTCGACTCTCATAAAGCACCAGAGGATTCACACAGGAGAAAAACCGTATCAGTGTACGGAATGCGGCAAGAGCTTCAGTCGGAGTTCGAACCTAATCGCACACCGGAAAACACACGCAGGAGAGAAGCCCTGTGAAAGTCCCGAATATGAAGAAAGTTTGAGTCGGAACTGCAGTGCGATAGAAGAGTGTGGACTCCAGCCTGGGGAGAAACCCTACAAGTGTTGTGAGTGCGGAAAGCGTTTCGGTCTCAGCTCCCATCTCATTAGACACCAGagaacacacacaggagagaagccGTACAGGTGTTCGGAGTGTTGGAAAACTTTCAGTCAGAGTTCCACCCTGGTGATTCACCAGAGGACGCACACGGGAGAGAGACCTTATAAGTGTCCCGACTGTGGCGAGGGCTTCAGCCAGAGCTTTAATCTCATCAGGCACCGGAGGACTCACGtgggagagaaaccttacaaatgcaCCGACTGTGACAAGTGCTTCAGCAGAAGTGCCTATCTCACTCAGCATCGGAAGATGCACCTAGAAAAGTCTTTCGAGTCTCCTGAAGTCAATGATTTTCCTCCTGGGTGGACTTGGAAAAACTGTCCAGGGGAAGTGGCCCTCATCTCTTCCTTTTCAGTCCCACGTCCATCTTCCTCTTGA